The following proteins come from a genomic window of Scomber japonicus isolate fScoJap1 chromosome 4, fScoJap1.pri, whole genome shotgun sequence:
- the cdh26.1 gene encoding cadherin-like protein 26 — protein sequence MRTIFLLLLVAAAAESHRGSQNRRGKRELLVRSKRRWVLSTIEVTEEEPGKYPRQISQMFNDRTDQERNHHRFHISGMGVDRPPLGVFSIHKEEGYVYVHQPIDREKYSLFHIKFDIYDKITHEKIDRELAFDVEIKDINDNAPMFFEDKIVASVKENSPEGYLPVQLQVTDIDEQNTTNSQITVSVLSQTPEEPKIAVERIDGRLAQLKFTGCFDYDKAKKYEMIIQAKDHGIPSLSSTAVVTLDILDANSHPPTFKAKEYHGEVKEMVLSDEVLRVAVEDKDTPNTPGWRAKYFFIKGNEDGNYAIKTDPETNEGILSVIKGKDFERTTLTTLQLGVENEEPLFVCKGKTPGGKGTPPPPNSVNITMKVIDVNDPPEFDKTTEDVYQREEKEPGQVLFTPTVKDVDSDVDNIRYVLLEDAADWMTIDEKTGEIKASKKMDRESPFVDKDSNYRVIIGAIDDGEPPATGTCTVLVHLGDINDNIPKLINNGVILCGNKADKVTVTAQDSDAPPFSGPFAFSLNDENDATLKKQWKLEPAFGMEAGIISLKTLAYGNYSVPVVIEDQQGVIGQDTVEVMVCDCGEGPVCLAKESASSSLGPAGIGLLILGFLLFLLLLLLFMCECGGKDFKHIPMNQDEGNQTLIKYNQEGGGSEYKAEPTLIRTPTQHITATDGLKKASMPMSQMSQMPAVMAQDMNGFSSAGLNLPDSNMASLGRQQSERGIGGQTMGNSYQRSFSLRSNQHIADHIDRRLYVIDGDHVDHPAYQPYEYAYEGEGSKCQSLDELSLSNLGEDGQFLDNLGPKFKTLGGICYQTIQEKNIQL from the exons ATGAGGACCATTTTCCTGCTTCTCTTG GTTGCAGCCGCTGCAGAATCTCATCGAGGCAGCCAGAACAGGCGTGGCAAGCGG GAGCTGTTGGTGCGCTCCAAGCGAAGATGGGTTTTGTCTACGATTGAAGTAACAGAAGAGGAACCAGGGAAATACCCCAGACAGATTTCACAG ATGTTTAATGACAGGACAGATCAGGAGAGGAACCACCATAGGTTTCATATAAGTGGAATGGGTGTGGATAGGCCGCCACTGGGAGTGTTCTCCATCCATAAAGAAGAGGGGTATGTCTATGTCCATCAACCCATCGACAGAGAGAAATACAGCCTCTTCCAT ATCAAGTTTGATATCTACGACAAAATCACCCATGAAAAAATAGACAGGGAACTTGCTTTTGACGTAGAAATAAAGGACATCAATGACAACGCTCCTATGTTTTTCGAAGATAAAATCGTAGCATCTGTGAAGGAAAATTCGCCAGAGG GGTACTTGCCAGTACAGCTGCAGGTGACGGACATAGATgagcaaaacacaacaaactctcaAATCACAGTCAGTGTGTTATCACAGACACCAGAAGAGCCCAAAATTGCGGTGGAACGGATCGATGGCAGACTGGCACAACTTAAATTTACAGGATGTTTTGACTATGAT AAAGCAAAGAAGTATGAAATGATTATTCAAGCAAAGGATCATGGAATACCGTCCCTTTCCTCCACTGCTGTTGTTACTCTCGATATTCTTGACGCCAACAGTCATCCACCAACGTTCAAGGCCAAGGAG TACCACGGTGAGGTAAAAGAGATGGTCCTCAGCGATGAGGTTTTGAGAGTTGCAGTAGAGGACAAGGACACTCCTAACACCCCTGGGTGGCGTGCCAAATACTTTTTCATTAAAGGGAATGAGGATGGAAACTACGCCATTAAAACTGACCCTGAAACTAATGAGGGCATTCTGAGTGTGATCAAG gGGAAGGATTTTGAGCGCACAACCTTAACAACCCTACAGCTCGGAGTAGAGAATGAGGAACCCTTATTTGTTTGTAAAGGCAAAACACCTGGTGGCAAAGGAACACCCCCACCTCCAAATTCAGTCAACATCACAATGAAAGTGATTGATGTCAATGACCCACCTGAGTTTGACAAAACAACAGAAGATGTGTAtcagagggaagagaaggaaccAGGACAGGTCCTGTTCACTCCAACGGTTAAGGACGTTGATTCTGACGTAGACAACATAAG GTATGTGCTATTAGAAGATGCAGCTGACTGGATGACCATTGATGAAAAAACAGGAGAAATCAAAGCGTCTAAGAAGATGGACAGAGAGTCACCCTTTGTTGACAAGGATAGCAATTACAGAGTTATCATCGGTGCCATagatgatg GTGAGCCTCCAGCCACAGGTACATGTACTGTCTTGGTTCACCTGGGAGATATCAATGACAACATTCCTAAGCTGATCAACAATGGGGTCATTTTGTGTGGAAACAAGGCTGACAAGGTCACAGTGACTGCACAGGACTCAGATGCCCCTCCTTTTAGCGGGCCCTTTGCCTTCTCCctgaatgatgaaaatgatgcaacTCTAAAGAAGCAATGGAAACTAGAACCTGCCTTTG GTATGGAAGCAGGGATTATTAGCCTGAAGACACTTGCTTATGGAAACTACTCGGTGCCCGTAGTGATAGAGGATCAGCAGGGTGTGATTGGACAGGATACTGTGGAAGTGATGGTGTGTGACTGTGGAGAAGGACCTGTATGCCTTGCCAAAGAGTCTGCTTCATCTAGTCTTGGGCCTGCTGGCATTGGACTGCTCATTTTAGGATTTCTCTTATTTTTAT tactgctgctcctctttatgtgtgagtgtggagGAAAGGACTTCAAGCACATCCCCATGAATCAGGACGAAGGCAACCAGACACTCATCAAGTACAACCAAGAGGGAGGGGGCTCTGAATATAAG GCTGAGCCCACTCTGATACGGACACCTACACAACATATAACTGCAACCGATGGCCTAAAAAAAGCCAGCATGCCG ATGTCTCAGATGTCTCAGATGCCTGCAGTAATGGCCCAGGATATGAATGGCTTCAGCAGTGCAGGGTTAAACCTG CCTGACTCTAACATGGCATCACTGGGCAGGCAGCAAAGCGAAAGAGGCATTGGAGGGCAGACCATG GGAAACTCATACCAACGCTCTTTCAGCTTGCGATCAAATCAACACATTGCAGATCACATCGACAGG AGACTGTACGTGATTGATGGAGACCATGTAGACCACCCTGCGTACCAACCCTATGAATATGCCTATGAGGGAGAGGGCAGCAAGTGCCAATCACTGGATGAGCTGTCACTCAGCAACTTAGGAGAGGATGGTCAGTTTCTGGATAATTTGGGGCCAAAGTTCAAGACCTTGGGAGGCATCTGTTATCAGACaattcaagaaaaaaacatacaacttTAA